GAACGGGAGTCGCGTGCCGGTCAGAGGCGAATGTGCTTCAGCTTCTGTGGCGGCGGGAGCGGAGGCGGAGGCGTGACATCGCCCTGTCGGCAGGATTCCAGGTACGCTTCGATGTCGTGTTGGGAGATTCGGATCGTGCCGCGGCCGAGGCCGATGCGGTGGCAGGCGAGTTTGCCGGCTTCGATCAGGGCGTAAATGATCGAACGGCTCACCTGCAGGTAGTTGGCCGCCCCTTCGACGGTCAGGAAGGTTTCATTCATGGCTGTGACCTTCAAATTCCGGTCCGCTGCAGCCCGTATCGGCCGTGCTGAGCGGCACAACTGATGGTGGCTTGGGCGTTCGCGGACCGGTGATTGTGTTTCGCGGTTCCTGTGTGTGGCGGCACGTTGTCGAGTGCACGTTCAGCCGCAGATGTGATAGCCGCCGGCGGCGATCAGGATGCTGCCCGCCGTGATTTCGGCGGCGCGGCCGAGGACGGTGCGGTACTGATGGGCCAGGGCGAAGCCGAGGGCCGAGACAACGGCTGTGACCGCCGGGATGACAACCAGCATCGCGCCGACGGGAAGCTGTTTCAGGGCCAGGGCGGCTCCCAGTACGGCCGCATC
This portion of the Planctomycetaceae bacterium genome encodes:
- a CDS encoding manganese efflux pump; the protein is EQYLDHCARLAGVALTWLGVQLIAGDSGPNTSPQRTSLHVVSLLLGSLAVSLDAAVLGAALALKQLPVGAMLVVIPAVTAVVSALGFALAHQYRTVLGRAAEITAGSILIAAGGYHICG
- a CDS encoding helix-turn-helix domain-containing protein, whose protein sequence is MNETFLTVEGAANYLQVSRSIIYALIEAGKLACHRIGLGRGTIRISQHDIEAYLESCRQGDVTPPPPLPPPQKLKHIRL